The Desulfuromonas versatilis genome has a segment encoding these proteins:
- a CDS encoding biotin/lipoyl-containing protein, producing MAQTTDLYSNNPLIHRDRRLGLSSSEWVRSFSCVELKPLIVCRGPIRMEAMTVYEEMGISHYGILLSEKDSIVYPNALSPELRKLTDNNRVHRVPDYTGASKEERVERIGQIIQIAKDNGYDSIFAGYGFMAEDDEFVAAIEKAGLKFIGPCSATQRGAGKKDEAKRTALTVNVSVTPGIDNVTARTLIKKHPSREALVAVVKAEGLKVDKKVLDNKKLSLEELADKILMASYEKGLDLFSIEELCQQVKTECAEMFKNYPGSRIRLKAIGGGGGKGQRILGASLLTKKNPSAADIEKAAANAPGLVREVLGEVKATGVGDNKNVLIELNIEQTRHNEIQLLGNGDWCIALGGRDCSLQMHEQKLLEISVTQEGLAHEIDQAKKAGLKAQVKALESDLKVLKRMEEESERFGKAVGLDSASTFECIVDRDRHYFMEVNTRIQVEHRVTELVYSLKFTNPKDKNDFFVVESLVEAMALLALHKERLPRPERIARFGAGAEARLNATDCSLSPSAGGVIRYWSTPIEGEIRDDQGICIPNPDTGLFMRYTLAGAYDSNIALLLTKGEDRLDSYNHLAKVLRSTVLRGTNLATNLEFHYGLVNWFLGQNVMAKPTTRFVVPYLTLVGKLKEEANKLDVVFAFLAMKKHFAKLYAGDPEVAKSVSEILDRKGTLLTRPMEVLLKDPHLLAGWLSINKKNFKLEKGKLVWLRNPLVVLEETYEYLNMSFDPARPSAEVIWSHDNELLQNALQFYADLREKFGLAKEDYAKLNDMLGKDKPQGGFDKETWEKIQAAHQGYEIGNELFGILFLIADRTEFFDFRVEDDLEVTIPGYLTDPDLQAAMKKVLVPPPATKADEIVTPGGGMYYAQEAPGLPAFVKEGEHFEKGQPLFILEVMKMFNKVPAPFSGTVDKILIDGTEGIIVQKGQPIFKVTPDEKFVEVDPKELEKMKRETTGKYLEAIL from the coding sequence ATGGCACAGACCACCGACCTGTACAGCAACAATCCGCTGATCCACCGCGATCGCCGCTTGGGCCTGTCCTCCTCCGAGTGGGTCCGCTCCTTCTCCTGCGTGGAGCTCAAGCCGCTGATCGTCTGCCGCGGGCCGATCCGCATGGAGGCGATGACCGTCTACGAAGAGATGGGGATCAGCCACTACGGGATCCTGCTCTCGGAAAAGGACTCCATCGTCTATCCCAACGCCCTGTCGCCCGAGCTGCGCAAGCTCACCGACAACAACCGCGTGCACCGGGTGCCCGACTACACCGGGGCCAGCAAGGAAGAGCGCGTCGAGCGCATCGGCCAGATCATCCAGATCGCCAAGGACAACGGCTACGACTCGATCTTCGCCGGCTACGGCTTCATGGCCGAGGATGACGAGTTCGTCGCCGCCATCGAAAAGGCCGGTCTCAAGTTCATCGGTCCCTGCTCGGCCACCCAGCGCGGCGCCGGTAAAAAGGACGAGGCCAAGCGCACCGCGCTCACGGTCAACGTTTCGGTCACCCCGGGCATCGACAACGTCACCGCCCGCACCCTGATCAAGAAGCACCCCAGCCGCGAGGCGCTGGTGGCGGTGGTCAAGGCCGAGGGGCTGAAGGTCGACAAAAAGGTCCTCGACAACAAGAAGCTCTCCCTCGAGGAGCTGGCCGACAAGATCCTCATGGCCTCCTACGAAAAGGGCCTCGACCTGTTCTCCATCGAGGAGCTCTGCCAGCAGGTCAAGACCGAATGCGCCGAGATGTTCAAAAACTACCCGGGCAGCCGCATCCGCCTCAAGGCCATCGGTGGCGGCGGCGGCAAAGGCCAGCGCATCCTCGGCGCCTCGCTGCTGACCAAGAAAAACCCCAGCGCCGCCGATATCGAGAAAGCCGCCGCCAACGCCCCGGGCCTGGTGCGCGAGGTGCTTGGCGAGGTCAAGGCCACCGGCGTCGGCGACAACAAGAACGTGCTGATCGAGCTCAACATCGAGCAGACCCGCCACAACGAGATCCAGCTGCTCGGCAACGGCGACTGGTGCATCGCCCTGGGCGGCCGCGACTGCTCGCTGCAGATGCACGAGCAGAAGCTGCTCGAGATCTCCGTCACCCAGGAAGGGCTCGCCCACGAGATCGACCAAGCCAAGAAGGCCGGGCTCAAGGCCCAGGTCAAGGCGCTGGAGTCCGACCTCAAGGTCCTCAAGCGCATGGAGGAGGAGTCCGAGCGCTTCGGCAAGGCCGTCGGCCTCGACTCGGCCTCGACCTTCGAGTGCATCGTCGACCGCGACCGCCACTACTTCATGGAGGTCAACACTCGCATCCAGGTCGAGCACCGGGTCACCGAGTTGGTCTACAGCCTCAAGTTCACCAACCCCAAGGACAAGAACGACTTCTTCGTCGTCGAGTCGCTGGTCGAGGCCATGGCCCTGCTCGCTCTGCACAAAGAGCGCCTGCCCCGCCCCGAGCGGATTGCCCGTTTCGGCGCCGGCGCCGAGGCCCGTCTCAACGCCACCGACTGCTCCCTTTCGCCGAGCGCCGGCGGGGTGATCCGCTACTGGTCCACCCCCATCGAGGGCGAGATCCGCGACGACCAGGGGATCTGCATCCCCAACCCCGACACCGGGCTGTTCATGCGCTACACCCTGGCCGGGGCCTACGACTCCAACATCGCCCTGCTGCTCACCAAGGGTGAGGACCGCCTCGATAGCTACAACCACTTGGCCAAGGTCCTGCGCTCCACCGTGCTGCGCGGCACCAACCTGGCCACCAACCTCGAGTTCCATTACGGGCTGGTCAACTGGTTCCTCGGCCAGAACGTCATGGCCAAGCCGACCACCCGCTTCGTCGTCCCCTACCTGACCCTGGTCGGCAAGCTCAAGGAAGAGGCCAACAAGCTCGACGTAGTCTTCGCCTTCCTGGCGATGAAAAAGCACTTCGCCAAGCTCTACGCCGGCGATCCCGAGGTCGCCAAGAGCGTCTCGGAGATTCTCGACCGCAAAGGGACCCTGCTGACCCGGCCGATGGAGGTTCTGCTCAAGGATCCCCACCTGCTTGCCGGCTGGCTGAGCATCAACAAGAAGAACTTCAAGCTCGAAAAAGGCAAACTGGTCTGGCTGCGCAACCCGCTGGTGGTGCTCGAGGAGACCTACGAGTACCTGAACATGAGCTTCGACCCGGCGCGCCCTTCCGCCGAGGTGATCTGGTCGCACGACAACGAACTGCTGCAGAACGCCCTGCAGTTCTACGCCGACCTGCGCGAGAAGTTCGGCCTGGCCAAGGAAGACTACGCCAAGCTCAACGACATGCTCGGCAAGGACAAGCCCCAGGGGGGCTTCGACAAGGAGACCTGGGAAAAGATCCAGGCGGCCCACCAGGGCTACGAGATCGGCAACGAACTGTTCGGCATCCTGTTCCTGATCGCCGACCGCACCGAGTTCTTTGATTTCCGCGTCGAGGACGACCTCGAGGTCACCATCCCCGGCTACCTGACCGACCCCGACCTGCAAGCGGCCATGAAGAAGGTGCTGGTGCCGCCGCCGGCCACCAAGGCCGACGAGATCGTCACCCCGGGCGGCGGCATGTATTACGCCCAGGAGGCCCCGGGGCTACCCGCCTTCGTCAAGGAAGGAGAGCACTTCGAAAAGGGCCAGCCCCTGTTCATCCTCGAAGTCATGAAGATGTTCAACAAGGTCCCCGCCCCATTCTCCGGGACCGTCGACAAGATCCTCATCGACGGCACCGAGGGGATCATCGTGCAGAAGGGCCAGCCGATCTTCAAGGTCACCCCGGACGAGAAGTTCGTCGAGGTCGATCCCAAGGAGCTGGAAAAGATGAAGCGCGAGACCACCGGCAAGTACCTTGAGGCGATTCTGTAA
- a CDS encoding acyl-CoA carboxylase subunit beta — protein MSKKTIKPSLKNPLATAEKVEFTIPGEIAGKTGPYEEVMKEGHDLIERPIKSVQVSQIEKQHFKNRMTVWERIKVLTESEPNILFQNWGKNLDGASLVTGILNVNGRDVALYGHDFTVRAGSIDATNGQKLARLMYMAGEKGIPLIGMNDSAGAFVPAGVGGLDGYAEAFTALRKISGVVPSIMCMFGFNAGGGSYLPRQGSFVIQPEDTFFGLTGPGVVKSVLGEDITPEELGGPKVHSASGVTDLAVADETAALRTAVRLLSYIPDNNFSMAPFQETSDPLDRKTWEINTLLKKAFNSPTGFNTPFDVSIIIQQICDHGDYFEIQPTRAREAITAFGRLGGNVVGFVANNSAVASGQIDCDSALKIARFVRFCNIYNIPLIFMEDTTGFLPGREQEARGIVQAGRSMLDSIVDVRTPRILLILRNAFGGAYASYNNYPTGADLVLALPTTRLAVMGPAGKEFVYKNELRKIRGTVADMVKKGAAERIAAGMDGVDAKKDAEKEAAEWLKAEEGALNLRYEKELMNPKEGLALGSISSIVMPTDLREVLGKNMNFLLRHYKPCAWQAVQREFH, from the coding sequence ATGTCCAAAAAAACGATTAAACCATCACTGAAGAACCCTTTGGCCACAGCAGAAAAAGTCGAATTCACCATTCCCGGGGAGATCGCCGGCAAGACCGGCCCGTATGAAGAAGTCATGAAGGAAGGCCACGACCTGATCGAGCGCCCGATCAAATCGGTCCAGGTCAGCCAGATCGAGAAGCAGCACTTCAAGAACCGCATGACCGTCTGGGAGCGGATCAAGGTCCTCACCGAGAGCGAGCCGAACATCCTGTTCCAGAACTGGGGCAAGAACCTCGACGGCGCCTCGCTGGTCACCGGCATCCTCAACGTCAACGGCCGCGACGTGGCCCTCTACGGCCATGACTTCACCGTGCGCGCCGGTTCCATCGACGCCACCAACGGCCAGAAGCTGGCCCGTCTCATGTACATGGCCGGCGAGAAGGGGATCCCGCTGATCGGCATGAACGACTCGGCCGGCGCCTTCGTCCCCGCCGGGGTCGGCGGCCTCGACGGCTACGCCGAGGCCTTTACCGCCTTGCGCAAGATCAGCGGCGTGGTCCCCTCGATCATGTGCATGTTCGGCTTCAACGCCGGCGGCGGCTCCTACCTGCCGCGCCAGGGCAGCTTCGTCATCCAGCCCGAGGACACCTTCTTCGGCCTGACCGGCCCCGGCGTGGTCAAGTCGGTGCTCGGCGAGGACATCACCCCCGAGGAGCTCGGCGGCCCCAAGGTCCACAGCGCCTCGGGCGTCACCGACCTGGCCGTGGCCGATGAAACCGCCGCCCTGCGCACCGCGGTGCGCCTGCTCAGCTACATCCCCGACAACAACTTCAGCATGGCCCCCTTCCAGGAGACCAGCGATCCGCTCGACCGCAAGACCTGGGAGATCAACACCCTGCTGAAAAAGGCCTTCAACTCGCCGACCGGGTTCAACACCCCCTTCGACGTCTCGATCATCATCCAGCAGATCTGCGACCACGGCGACTATTTCGAAATCCAGCCGACCCGCGCCCGCGAGGCGATCACCGCCTTCGGCCGCCTCGGCGGCAACGTGGTCGGTTTCGTCGCCAACAACTCGGCGGTCGCCTCGGGCCAGATCGACTGCGACTCGGCGCTGAAGATCGCCCGCTTCGTGCGTTTCTGCAACATCTACAACATCCCGCTGATCTTCATGGAAGACACCACCGGCTTCCTCCCCGGTCGCGAGCAGGAAGCCCGCGGCATCGTCCAGGCCGGCCGCTCGATGCTCGACTCGATCGTCGACGTGCGCACCCCGCGCATCCTGCTGATCCTGCGCAACGCCTTCGGCGGCGCCTACGCCTCTTACAACAACTACCCCACCGGCGCCGACCTGGTGCTGGCCCTGCCCACCACCCGCCTGGCGGTCATGGGCCCGGCCGGCAAGGAGTTCGTCTACAAGAACGAGCTGCGCAAGATCCGCGGCACCGTGGCCGACATGGTCAAGAAAGGCGCCGCCGAGCGCATCGCCGCCGGCATGGACGGGGTGGACGCCAAAAAGGACGCCGAGAAGGAGGCCGCCGAGTGGCTCAAGGCCGAGGAGGGCGCTCTCAACCTGCGCTACGAGAAGGAACTGATGAATCCCAAGGAAGGTCTCGCGCTGGGCTCCATCTCCTCCATCGTCATGCCGACCGACCTGCGCGAGGTGCTCGGCAAAAACATGAACTTCCTGCTGCGCCACTACAAGCCCTGCGCCTGGCAGGCGGTGCAGCGCGAATTCCATTAA